The Hydractinia symbiolongicarpus strain clone_291-10 chromosome 2, HSymV2.1, whole genome shotgun sequence genomic sequence ggttcaaatccgggcagtgccttatTGACTTTTTTTTCGACATTGTGTGTATAGTATTTGTTAAGATTTCCTCGCcagcaaaaataataaaaataaaagcaatgaAGAATacagttttattaaataaaagaataatgatTTTTGATACATGTTACACACAGGCCCAGGCTGGTAAAAATCAGAATTTTCTAAGTGACTTCACTGCCGCGAATGCTTATAAATTATTCAAGCCACAAGTAATCACAAAACGCAACTAGTTGGTCAAACGTTATTAACATGCCACAGctactctgggctttcttcatacacgcacaaatctttcgccttttactaaagatttccgtggagaaggtcGTTGTGATGAGTATGTAGTCGATTTTTCAACAGTCCTGCTTTGGCGGGACGACATTTTAATAAACGAATGTgacacatttaaaaaaactcaAGGAGTTGAAACATCTGTTGACTGTAAAATTCGAGATTCTGCCTCAATGTTCTTCATGACGATATCCTGAGCACCTCTTGACACCAAGGGAAAGTGCAATGAAAAAAGTAATACTTGGACGAAAATTAGATTTTTTGGAATATCACGGAAAGAAAGTTACCAAGATTTGCTACACCACATGGTATCATAAGTTTTGCAGTATAATTAAAcccaaaaatcattttaatgcAAGGGCGGCGCCACTAAGGGGGGCTTCAGCCTCCCCCCTCGCCCCACTTTTTTGctaagtaatatttttttattttccatacgactgcattttccgctCGAGCGTAATAAAGGCGGGGGCAAAAcaatccaacatttcatccaacatgcaatttttgtgaTGTTGGATAAAATGTAGGACTGGTTTGagtcatttcaaaattttaaaaaattttaaaattttcaaaggagaagaaaaaaatcgtgTTGGACGATGTTGGATGGTTTGATCGCCGTCAAACATTTCATCAACATTTTCGGCTCAAGATCAAAAGAATTCTTTATCTGAGTTGCATAAATTTTCATGTTGGATTGGTTTGGTGGTACTTTTCATCCAACATATAAATATCCCGCGAATTTCGAACgttgaattttttaatggaatgattttaatttgatgcgttttaataaaaacattacgaaGAGTAAGGGCGAGTCTTTCTTCTGCCAAGATCGGTCTGTGGCCACCACAGTTGCTCATCTGACCCGGTGATACCAGATAGGATATTTCATTAAGGAGGAAATATCGAAATACCCCACGTCCATCCGAaacatttccctaaatccgaATCTGTCTTCGATCTTCAATTTTTATTGATAttactaaaatatttattttgttcccTTCTCTTTATCCACTCTCCCTTTTTTTCCGCGGGTTGGTTCTTCATCGTCTGAATCGAAGAGTTCATTCAGCAAAATAAGCAGCACTGCAGAATTCCTTCCgtccgccattttgtttttcataaatGAATGAACTCTTTATCGTTCGAGTGTTATTATTTATTGTTAGTTTACAAATTTAACTACCAACTCTCAAAATCTCCCACTATGCctaagccccccccccccaattTGGAAATTGTGGCGCCGCCCCTGTAATGCAAattattttagaagaaaaagtaGAGATTCTTATATATTAAGGGAACTTGGTAAACAGCCTTAATAGCTCTATAACAAGCGTATAAGCGTCAGGGAgcacatattttctttttaatatgagaaCTACTTTTTAGATCGATAAAATCATTGCGAAAAATTTCAACCTGAGATTAATAAATGGCTAAAAACCTGGTATCctgatttaaaataaaaaatgaaaagtgtGCCgcgacccgggattgaaccagggaccttcagatcttcagtctgacgctctcccaactgagctatcacGGCTAATAAATTATGCCGTTAAATTCTTTATATTGAAtagccatattttttatttaaatacttttatttcTACAAAGTCATTGAGGTCCTTCAACATAGAGTTGATGTGTCCGGATTCAACAATCTTCATTTGAACGTTCATGGAAATGTGGGAAACAGCCAATGTCCGCCGAATCAATACACTGGGAAAGCCATTGGCATGGAGTACCTGTTCCAACAAATGGATATTAACTTCACTGTTGATTACGTCGAACGTAATTTGGAAGACAGGATGGAGAAAAACGTGGAGGAGGGATGTGTACAAAACAGACCTTGAGTTGCGAAGATCtagttaaatttaagcaaatgattaaaaaatggaatggcTCTCACTGTTCATGCACAGAGTGTCGGCAATTGATTCCATAACTTACCGTGGCCGATAAGtgcataaaaaaaatctttgttgcgtaaattttaaaaatgcgtaaaaataatgttatatgcataaaaataatgttaaatgcataaaaataatgttaaatgcgtaaaaataatgttaaatgcgtaaaaataatgttaaatgtgtaaaaataatgttatatgcataaaaataatgttaaatgcgTAAAAATAATGCTTGGCAACCACTTCTCAAAATTGCGAGTGGCTACGTCTGAAGCGGCGGGACGtactgcaacctcgtccccaggacttgactattttttaataatgaaTCAAGACCCGCACAAAGACAAGAATTCAAAACTTTTCAAGCGAAAAGACGCTGATACACATGCtccttgttttaattttttttaaacgtgtACAGAAACATTGACGAAAGTTGATAGACCAATAAGAACTCGGTGCAGTGGTCTATGGCTTGGTTCCGAAACAAAGAAGACGTGCGTTTACAAACGTTCAATGGAGACAAATGAAGAGTGTACGACTAAGCGACAGGCAAATTACCAGCACATTTTTACCCTTAAATGCGGTTGCCGGCTGCTGACAAAAAGAAGCGCGAGGACGCGTGAATAGTGTCACTTTttaaaaggaataaaaataCACATTTATTGATAAGACATATTATCTcttctatttaaaaaacttcCAACATGCGCAAGAAGTTAGTTTTCGCGATGTTGAAGTCGGTACACTTAAGTTCAATTTAGAAAAAAGGTAATAGAAGTATTCAAAATAAACGCTTCCCtgttcatttttgttttctacaCCGTATTCTGTCAAGTAATCTTTGATTACGGCTACATCGTCTTCCGCAACTGTGATACCGTGATCGGTGAAATTCTCTTtcggaaataaatataaatgatCAGGCCTCCCGTATACTTCACTAGACTCTGATTTCCGAATGTAATGGCAGTTCCATTGCTCCTTGCAGCTTTCTAGCTCGGCTTGAATAAGCGGTCCGAAACAGAATTGACAACACGCTTTCTGTAACTCATCATCGCAATTGTAAAGACCTGAATTGACTAAGTCTTTGAACATGTCAATCATGAAATTAGTCTTAAGCCGTCGCAATTGCGACCACCAAGCTTCGATTCTTTGATTGTGGTGAGATGATCCGTACATGTGCGGCACACTAGTATCATGATCACGTGAAAAGTAACATTGAGAGGCAGCTAATATACCATTCTCTGTTCCACAATATGTTCGTACACATTTAGGAAAAAAACCCAACTGTtctattttttctaaatatacCGTAGCTATTGAAACTGGGTCGTTATTTGATTTAAGTACACGAAGCCATAAAATTTTCCGGCTGAAACCATCGATGCAGCCATGTATAGGAAATCCAAACGGCTTCAACTTATCATACCCATCAACGTGCCATAAATAATTGGGCCTATTTGATTTATAGTGCCTTCTTTTCAACCTCTTTGCTTTCCGCGCGGATGAGCCTTGCGGATCAAGATCTCTCATAGTTTTCATGACTAAATCACGCGGCGCATTGATTCCTTTTTCGTGGCTCAATTTATGCCACATAGTTCTGTAGCCAATAGAACCTGAATTTTCGTCGATTTCATGCCTAACGGCATCAACAACACCTGCGAGATGTTCCTCATCAAAAGATTTTCTTTTAAGGTCAAATgacttgatttttttctttagagTTCGTACACACATTTTCACGCCATGCTGTTGTCTTAAAAAGTCCAAAATTTCATTGTAGGTAAATCCTTTTCTGAAGTATTGTGTGACAACAGTCTCAAAAGTAGATGCAGGTACTTTCTTACCACACCTTGAACAGTacttatttgttgtttttaaattacAACTCAAACATTccattattttctaaaaacataACGCAGAACATGTATTCATGGAACAGGTTAGAATCTATTTCATAACCACACATCAGAAAATTTATTCATCGATTACCTTAGAGCAATAAGAAAGCTACGAAAGTTTCTCGCGAAAAAACTTCGACATAATTCGATCCATTTTTCAATATTCCAGTCAAATTTTCatcgataaaaaaaacttagtcGTTTACAGCTTCGTAGTTGACAGTTTGATgagaaaaagttaaaacaaaactttacagtttgaagagaaagtttaaaaaaacttttattaacataactttaatatatataaaaaatatacatctaaaaaaaaactctaTATATGTATATGCGGTTCTACTCATATCATGTCTGATGGAAGGAACTTTTTCTGAGAAACCAATCATGTGGGAGTTGCTAAGTTCATTAAAAACTGTACACATTACATCCTTAGTGACTCCTTGCCCAATCCCTGACTCTTTTTGGCCTCTAGCATCAATAACAGTGAAATTTAGCTCTTGAAAGTCCATTATCGATGAATCACTAAATAATTTCATCAATTCCTCTCGCAAGTGCAATCGATGTACCTCCAAGTTCTTAACCAGAACAACTTCATCAGTGCTATCATTAAATCGTTCTAATCTTGCTCGGCGAATAGATGCTGGAGACAATTGAGGTTCATCATGGGAGAATGCATCATGGGCAACAGTATTGCTAGTAACAGTTGATGACCCTGTACTGCGAAGTGAAGATGAGTCGATGGCAAGTGAAGCCTGATATTCCTTGTTTTGGGAACAAATTAAACATTTTCCATTTAATTTTGATGTACAAAAGCACACTTGACAAATACGGGAATCAACATAACTAGAAGTAAGCAAAATGTGgaccaattaaaaataaaaaataaaatgcactACGACAAAAAGGTCAGCACATGGTTAAATAAAGAACATCTGGTATTCAGAGAGatacaaaatgtttttaccATACCTATGATCATACAGCACACTTGCACTGGAAATGACAGGATCAGAAGATATAGCAGAACTGAAATCATAAAACACAGCAGTTGTGATAATAGGTCTTAATAGGTCTCAATAAAAAACTACTTATGCAGTAAATTATAGAAACCTCAGATTTTCAGAAAGATACAAAATTATGTTATTAACGTGCCTGTTATCAAACAGCACTGAAAGTGACAGGATCAGTGGACACAGCCAAACTGAAAACATAAAATCGTATTACGTACCTTTCATTATAAATATCTAACATATTTGGCAAGTCATTATCATCACAGTCTTCTATATTATCCTCTGAGTCTGTTGAAACCATATATTCCATCAAATAGACAACAATAGAGTGGTAACCAACACCTAAgtcttctttgtattttttaacactaaactcAGTTTTAGTTCCTGgtatatattttataacttCGCCACTCTTGTATACCAGTTTGAAGTCACTAATCTTGTTATGATGGAAATTCCTGTGATAACGCTGAAACTTTTCAAAAACAGCTTGTTTCAATGGGTACGGTCCCCAATCAGTGTTTACCTTAATTGGTAGTCTACTgcctttttcttgttttaaattatcGCCTTCGTCCCTACGTAGTATAGAAGCAAATATCGTGCTTTCTTTCACTTCACGTATGTCAATTTTTCGTTTTTGGGGAAGCGTTGTCGTTCTTGACTTACttcgttcttttaaaaaatcattaaaagtcTTAACCTTTCCAGAATCATCCTCTTTATTCACACTACTGTCCTTTCCACACTCTCCACAATACTTCCCAGTAATCTCTTTACCACAAAATCTGCAAAACATATTGACGTCAACAGAGAAGAGAGGGAAAGAACTTCATCAAAGTTTTCCCGCACATTATAAGCAAATATGGCGggtcattttatttatttattttaataacaagGTCACGGCAGACGAAAACTGgatataagattttttttacggAATATGAGATTATTTTTAcgtatataacattttttttacgcatgtaagattttttttacgtatataacattttttttacgcatgtaagattttttttacgtatataacattttttttacgcatgtaagattttttttacgtatataacattttttttacgcatataataacattatttttacgcatttttaaaatttacgcaacaaagattttttttatgcaCTTGTCGGCCACGGTAATAACTTGCgtaatcaatacgaaaatgggAGAGGGGgaatgtttatcttttatttattatttatttattatttatttattatagttttcatcttaattgtaaatatataaaaatatttggtcggttttgattagttttttgcaaaatattatttttttaaagaactatcTATAtaaataatacgccagttccgtgtgtctgtaacaggcaaagttgatatgcttatttttctttgatgtcgctgaaaaatgcatgtctaatatgttaaattttttgacgttacggcgtgacgtcaataacattactttaacgtcaatatcctatattaaattaatgaagccattacagtgcacctaaaaatttgaggccaaataacttggaaacgaggtagtgacgtcaatgattttttcactgcgtgggtaactagggaccacctaggaccaatttgggtaagtttcccaaacctggatccccaaatccgtttcggaatggacgggttgatgacgtcatcaaaagaccttcaaaccttaatatctctgcaaccgtttctcaaaagtatataatcctatacattttcttgatcagcgtttcaagatctataccatGAAGGCAGCagatatacaaatttctaaaaaaaacattttttggttTTGACGgcgccattgctgacatcagcaaatattttaaacccttatatcttatTAACCGCTGATCaatagcacatgatcatatatattttcttggtcagcgctttaagctctccaCAATAAAGGCGGCGTGAAAACAaaatcctaaattttttttagtggaTATGGGTtactgacgtcattaaaatttctgtcctgcctcagtggatttttccactggctttatcgctgtctgtctgtgtgtccgcgaaagccgtgtcccgtaacggaaacacgaaatttttaaaatgcgcatcaataccaaatgcgatatatttctgtccactttgttgcaacgggttaatttaaaggacgggcgaccccgtggatttttccacgggctaacgactagtctatataataatacgccagttccgtgtctctgtgacaggcaaagtggatgtgctcattttcctttgatgttgccgaaaaatgcatatctaatatgttaaaatttttgacgttacggcgcgacgtcaataacactactttaacgtcaatatgctatattaaattaatgaagccattacagtgcacctaaaatttgaggccaaataacttggaaacgaggtggcgacgtcaatgatttttcaccgcgtaggtaactagggaccacctagaggaccaatttgggtaatttatCAAAACCtggtctatataataatacgccagttccgtgtgtctgtctgtcacttttgcaaagtggattacattcttcaaaattttctttaacaaattctataaaacatcgcctataaaattgttctgtaatttaccaaactttaccgataaaatagtattgacgtcaaaggaaagttaattaagattagtgaagccattacaatgcacttaaaactttgaggccaaataacttggaaacgaggtggtgacgtcaatgttttttcaccgcgtgggtaactagggacaacctgggaccaatttgggtaagttttccaaacctgggtccccgaatccgtttcggaatggacggtttgatgacgtcatcaaaaaacctttaaaccttgatatctctgcagccgtttgtcaaagatacatgatcatatacattttcttgatcagcatttcaagatctatacgatgaaggcaacagatatacaaatttctaaaaaatcatatttattttgtatttgcactgctgacgtcagcaaaaaactaaaacaacctatttttccattgtccttctgcctaagtggattactccacgggatttatcgactagtctctataataatacgctaattccgtgtgtttgtctgtcacttttgcaaagtggattacattcttcaaaattttctttaacaaattctatacaacatcgcctataaaattgttttgtaatttaccaaactttaccgataaaatagtattgacgtcaaaggaaagttaattaagattagtgaagccattacaatgcacttaaaactttgaggccaaataacttggaaacgaggtggtgacgtcaatgttttttcaccgcgtgggtaactagggacaacctgggaccaatttgtgtGAGTTTTcaaaacctgggtccccgaatccgtttcggaatggacggttgaatgacttcatcaaaaaacctttaaaccttgatatctctgcaaccgtttgtcaaagatacatgatcatatacattttcttgatcagcatttcaagatctatacgatgaaggcaacaggtatacttatttctaaaaaattttttttgggttttcacaggtctctgctgatgtctgcaaaatttaaatgatggttgtttttctctgttatcctgcctaagtggatttttccacgggccttatcgactagtctatataataatacgccagttctgtctgtgacttttgcaaagtggataaaatttctttgaaaaagtctataaaacatcgcctataaatttgttctgtaaattagcaaactttgatgttagagcaatattgacgtcaaagaaaagtatattaagattagcgaagccattgcattgcacttttaaatttaaggctaaataacttggaaacaggtagaaataactgacgtcatctcctgcgtgggtaactaggaactacctgggaccaatttgggtaagttttccaaacctgggtcaccgaatccgtttcggaatggacgggttaatgacgtcataaaaaaacctttaaaccgtaatatctctgcatcagtttgtcacaagtacacgatcctatacattgaAAACAGTACATTTCCTTTGACGGTGGAAGTACAAACTACAAAACAATCATctgtggagttccacaaggttccATATTAGGACCACTCTTATTCCTTATATATGTAAATGATTTAAACAAAGCTTCGAATATTttacattcaattttatttgcagatgatacaaatctgttttatgcacataaagatgtaaaaacattatttcgcaCAGTCAATTATGAACTCTCTAAGCTGGCAGAATGGTTTAAGGCAAACAGACTGTccctaaatatttctaaaacaaagtacacactttttcacaggcacaataaaaaagatgatatgCCATTGAAGCTTCCTGATTTATCTATTAATAATATAAGTATAAAAAGAGCACAATCCATGAAATTTTTAGGAGTTATTCTTGATGAAAATGTTACTTGGAgagaacatataaatattttagaagaaaaggtCGCAAAGAATATTGGCATcctatttaaagcaaaatttgttctagatcagaattgtttaaaaaacatatattcttcTTTCATTCACTGCTATCTAAATTATGCAAATATTGCGTGGTGCAGCACCAACgctacaaaattgacaaaattacaaaataaacaaaaacatgcaatcagaattattttaaatgttgacaGGTACACTCACTCCAGAGAGTTATTCAAAAAGATCAGTGTACTGAATTTATACCAACTAAATATTTATCaaactct encodes the following:
- the LOC130629455 gene encoding uncharacterized protein LOC130629455 produces the protein MFCRFCGKEITGKYCGECGKDSSVNKEDDSGKVKTFNDFLKERSKSRTTTLPQKRKIDIREVKESTIFASILRRDEGDNLKQEKGSRLPIKVNTDWGPYPLKQAVFEKFQRYHRNFHHNKISDFKLVYKSGEVIKYIPGTKTEFSVKKYKEDLGVGYHSIVVYLMEYMVSTDSEDNIEDCDDNDLPNMLDIYNESSAISSDPVISSASVLYDHSYVDSRICQVCFCTSKLNGKCLICSQNKEYQASLAIDSSSLRSTGSSTVTSNTVAHDAFSHDEPQLSPASIRRARLERFNDSTDEVVLVKNLEVHRLHLREELMKLFSDSSIMDFQELNFTVIDARGQKESGIGQGVTKDVMCTVFNELSNSHMIGFSEKVPSIRHDMSRTAYTYIEFFFRCIFFIYIKVMLIKVFLNFLFKL